The sequence TCGCTTCAACCCCACAAGGGTCCGTCTGAAACTGGATATCGTCAATCTGCGTTTCAAGGACTGGCTTGCTTCAACCCCACAAGGGTCCGTCTGAAACCGATTTTTCACTGAGGGCAGCGAAGAGGTGATCGAGCTTCAACCCCACAAGGGTCCGTCTGAAACCAAACCCTCCGACGCTGATGGTCGGCGCTTCTGCGGGCTTCAACCCCACAAGGGTCCGTCTGAAACCGGCAGCCATGAGGACAGCAGCCAGGAGACCAGCGCTTCAACCCCACAAGGGTCCGTCTGAAACCGACAACGGCGAAGACTCGGACAACAATGAGTAAGAAGCTTCAACCCCACAAGGGTCCGTCTGAAACGGAGACGGACGCCACCGACACGGAGTCCGAGACGGAGCTTCAACCCCACAAGGGTCCGTCTGAAACACCTGACATTGACTTCATCAAAGTCAACATCCACGGGCTTCAACCCCACAAGGGTCCGTCTGAAACTCGCGACGCTCGGACGGTGGTCGTGCATGAGTGACGCTTCAACCCCACAAGGGTCCGTCTGAAACCGTTCCTAATCGACATTGCCTGATGCAATTGTTCTTGCTTCAACCCCACAAGGGTCCGTCTGAAACACATAGACACAGAGACGATAAATAATGCAGTGCGAGAGCTTCAACCCCACAAGGGTCCGTCTGAAACGAGGGGTTGTATGATGCAAATATCCGGGCCAAGGAGCTTCAACCCCACAAGGGTCCGTCTGAAACTGGCGTGACGACGAAGATAAAGACGTGTCTGGGATGCTTCAACCCCACAAGGGTCCGTCTGAAACGGACGCCGACGTAGTGCTGCACCACATTGCTGAGGGGCTTCAACCCCACAAGGGTCCGTCTGAAACCGAACTCGAAATCTATCCGGAGTCCGATCAACGAGAGCTTCAACCCCACAAGGGTCCGTCTGAAACGACCCGATGGCACAGTCACAGGCAGAGTGATATGCTGGCTTCAACCCCACAAGGGTCCGTCTGAAACTAGTGGACTGCCCGAGCCCGAGACATACAACGACTTAGCTTCAACCCCACAAGGGTCCGTCTGAAACCATCGGGTTGCACAACAGCAGGGTCAGAGGCTCTGCTTCAACCCCACAAGGGTCCGTCTGAAACTAGTCTTGATAGTGGGGCAACGTGCTCACGCATTTGCTTCAACCCCACAAGGGTCCGTCTGAAACACCGAGTTGATAGTTGACCCTCGATTGTCCAGTACGCTTCAACCCCACAAGGGTCCGTCTGAAACGGATTTCGCGGCAGGAGTGTCTTTTACCTTATTATCGCTTCAACCCCACAAGGGTCCGTCTGAAACCGGCGATGCGGCGGTGGGCGTCCTGCCACATCCTGCTTCAACCCCACAAGGGTCCGTCTGAAACGATGGACAAAATCAAGCAGATTCGAGAAGCAAAGGCAGCTTCAACCCCACAAGGGTCCGTCTGAAACGACGCTGACTGTGCGACCAAAGTCCGACAGCTTCTCGCTTCAACCCCACAAGGGTCCGTCTGAAACCCACTACCTGTAACGGACATAAAGTAACTGTCAACCCGCTTCAACCCCACAAGGGTCCGTCTGAAACCCGCCAACCAACTATGAGCCGACACGACCTCACAGCTTCAACCCCACAAGGGTCCGTCTGAAACCTTGAGCACGACCTTGTCGATGTTCCACCGGTTCCACGCTTCAACCCCACAAGGGTCCGTCTGAAACCATGCCGGATCTGGGCAGTACAGCCACTCTATCGGGCGCTTCCACAGCGGTACTTTCGTCGACCGTCAATACCCCCTGAACCCCCGGGGGGTCGATGAAATAGGCGTGGTGCGAGGTTCCTGCAATTCGACAGTATGCGTAATGAGTGTGATGTCTCTTTTTCCGTTTTCGCGGGCGGCCGGAGAGCCACCCTCTGTATACGGCGGGGTACCCGCTCGTGCGTCTCGGGAGTTCCGTCCGTCCGCGCAAGGCGGCCTCGCGGTATGTGATTTCCAGCCACAAGTTCCCGTATCCTCGGGAGGGCCAACCGCTGTTCGTGTCGTACTATCCGTGCAGCCCCAGCTCTCAATGCTGGTGTTCTCCCCGGGGGTCGGTATGATGTGCGACCGCTATCTCGGCCGATACGTGGCCTTTGTACAGGGCTCCACGCTTCGTGCCAAGCGTGCCGGCGGGCAGGCATGACGCGTCGTATCGTCAACGACGCGCACGCGGTGAAGCAACCGCGTCCCAGAACGCGACATATAGCCAGCGTCTGGTTACATCGTCGTTTTCCCCAAAGTATCATAATCATTACGCCCGTCAGCACGGTGGTAGATGCAGACCAGCATCACTGAGTTCACTGCTGGCACTGACGAACTCGACATTACCCGGACAATCCGGTGTAAGCTCGCCACCAGCAACGCGAAAAACGAGACTGTCCGTCGTGGGATCGAGGCCTACCAGCAGGTCGCCAGCCATATGGCTGATGTGCTGCCGTCCTACCCCGCATACGAATGGAACCTCCAGAATACGCAGATGTATCATCAGGCCAAGCGAGCGCTCCCAGATGATGATGTGCGGTATAAAACCACGCTCGCACAGATGGCCAAGAACGATGTCGTCGAGTCGTTCACTAGCTGGCGTGAACGTGGTGAAGACGGGAAGTTGCCTCGTGGTCAATACGGGGACGCTGACTACCTTAGCCTCCGACATGACGACTGCGAGATTCACGAGAACGACAAGGGTTGGGGCGTCAAAACGAGCTTTATCAGCTACAATCCAGTGTGGTTCCACATCCATGCTGGAGGCTATCAGCGGCAGTTTCTCGAACGCGTGACTAATGAGGATAACCCAGCTAGCGCCGGTTCTGCTGAACTCCATCTCCATGATGATGGGACGCTGTACCTCCACCAGACCATCACGTGGCCGGTTGAGGTCTACCAGCCTGCCGAGGTCAGCACTGCTGTGGGCGTTGACCTCAACGATGATCCGCTGGTCTGTGCGGCTGTCGTCGACGACGAGGATGTCGTGGCTGTCGAACTGGAATCCGGGGCGGAGTATCGTCACCATCGCGAGCGGGTGAAGCGCCGCCGGAGTGAAGCGATGGAGCGTAACGACCTCAAGGCGATCAAAGATGCCCGATTACAGTACAACCGATATACCGATCACATCACCAACGTCGCCAGCAAACGCGTGGTCGACCTTGCTGAAGAGCACGCCCCAGCTGTGATTCATCTAGAAGATCTCACCCACTACCGTGAGACTGCAGAGGATCCAATCCACGACTGGCCCTTCGCAGAGATCCAAGAAAAGATTGCGTACAAGGCTCACGAGGCTGGCATCCCGGTCCAAGCAATCGACCCGCGCAACACGAGTGTAACTTGCCGGAAGTGTGGAGAGACCAATCCAGCGATGCGGGACGGCGATGTCTTCGAGTGCTGGGAGTGCGGGTACGAGGTCCATGCGGACGTGAATGCTGCGATCAACATCGCGACGACCAATCAATGACATCCTCCGCGCCGTGAACGGCGCGGTTTCCTCTGTAGGAGTCTCGGCTATGCTGATTCCCCGGAAGCAACATTCCCGTCACGGTGGACGGTACTCGGGTCTGTGCGCTGTTCTTTGGGACTTTCGAGAGAGCGTGGTGACTCCGACCATTCGTGGTCGTCCCACTCGAACCGCACGGGCCGTGCCATCGGCCTGACTTCTTTGCTCGTATGCCGCTTCAGGAACGTTTCTGACGCCGTAAGGTCGGCGTGCCCCTCGAATCCACACGGACAGGTGAGCGTGTCCTGATGCCGTGTCGTCCGGTCTGTCGAACCACACTGTGGGCACTCTTGACTGGTCCACGCTTCCGACCGGACTTCGACCGAGATACCGTATTCGTCTGCGGTACACGCCAGTCGCTCGGTGAACTGCTTGAACGCCCAGAAGTTGTGCGTCTTGGCGTTCGTCTCGACCGACCAGTGTGTGTCCAGCACGTCGGCCAAGCCTCCGATATACACCGTGTCCACACCGTCCTCGTAGAGTCGTTCGAGCAGGTCACGACACAGTGCCTCTTGTGCGTGGTCGCGGCGACGGGTTCGCTTTCGGTACAACCGCCGAATACGCTCGCTACTGTATCGGCCTTCCCGTAGCTTGGACTGTAACCGGGCGATTTCTCGTGTCGTCTCACGGAATCGCTGAAACAACTCGCGGCCTTCGTACAGGTATTGTTTGCCGGTCGTCGTGGTACAGGCGACGAGATTGTTCGCACCAATGTCCAGAGCGGCCTTGTGGTCGGCCAGTGGAGTCCCCCGTGCATCGTCAGAAACAGTGACGGGTTGCGAAGCTCGGAAGGTGCTGTCAGTCTCGTCGTACCACAGTTCCAACCGGCCTTGGTCCTCGTAGTCAGGCCAGTTCGGGTCGCCAACGATTTCGAGCCGAAGACGGCTTTTCGGGCTGTTGTGCCTGTCTCGGAGTTCTTTGCCGACGATAATCTCAAGTCGAGAGCGGTCGCCCCATTCAACGGTGTAGGCGTCCTTTCGGACGACGCCTTTGAGAACACGTCCGTCATCTTCGTTGCCACGGAAGCCCGGCGGTTCCGGGTGTTCCGTGACCGACGTGTTCGATTTGTCGTGATACGCCTTCTTGTTCTCGAAGAACGACCGCCACGCTTCGGTGTTTGCTCGCCGGACAGTTTGAGCGGTAGACGCGCCGAGAACGCCTTTGTATTTGCCTTCAAGAGCGCCGGTATCGGCGTCCCACACGTCTTCGCCCTCAAAGCCGTTCTCGTCGTTGTAGCGCATGAGGCGCTGGTAGTTAATCTCGTTCCAGAGAGCGGCAGAAGCGTCCAACAGATCCCGTAGCACCTGCTCACCATCGTCGGTGAGCGGTCGCACGGCGAACGTGTTGGTGCGCTTCATCCAAAGTATAATCAGTCCCAATGTCTAATGAGTCCACCGATGAGGCCAAACATCGACATTGACTGGGCAATCCACGGACGAATCAAAGACTACGCAGAAGCGAACGACCTGAACCTCTCGGAAGCCTATGCAGAAGTGTTAGAAGCTGGTCTGGAAGTGTTGGAGACTCAAGACCAGCAGTGACATGGCGGTTTCTTACCGGAGCTTACGCGATTCACTCCCGCCCTGTTCGCTCCTCGGTTCCGACTAAGCGTCGGAACGCTCGTCACTCACGGGAAGGGCGGGATTCTCTCGCTGAATCAAGATAGTACTGCCGCGACAGTGGTCAGTCCAGGACCGGAGACCTCGTGCTGGTCCTAACTCTAGGCTCCGGGCTGTCACAGGACGCCCGCAACATTTGCCCGGTAGCGTTCAGGGTCGATATCAACTATCCACCCTTGATGGCTGCTTCGGAGGTGCCCTCCCCGGAGTAGCGTCGTACTCAGGCGGAAGCCGATCCATGCTTCCCGTACAGCGGCGGTCCGGGTAAAACTGGTGGTGCTTATTAGAGTAATACAAACCTAATCGCAAAACCAGAATTTCGGCGTTTCAGGTACTGTGTGTCTGAATATTCGGGCTTCCTGTGTCTGATAAAGTCTATGTAGCTATATAAATTTCCGCCGCTCGGCCAATCTGTGTCTTTGTCATTCAGGCGTCTGACGGATGTTTATGCGCCACAGGAACAACAGACACAACATAGGTCACAGAGACCACAGAGATAACAGGGAAAACAGATGACAAATAGACTCACAGTAGCAAGCGCGAAAGGAGGGGTAGGCAAGACGACTGTTGCTATCAACCTCGCCGGCGCGTTGAATCATCGCGACCACGACGTTCTCCTCGTCGACATGGACCCGCAGGGAGTCGCAACCGAGGGTTTGGGACATGCGGAGGCCTACGACGCAGAACCACCGACGCTGGCCGACACACTTCTCGCCGGCGACCGCAGACACTTGGCCCAGGATCTTCTTTTGGATCATCCCGAGATGGACCTCCTGCCCAGCAACGTCGATCTCCTCAACACAGAACGCGACCTCACGCTCTCCGACGTTGCTGCGGACCTCCAGGCCCGCGGCGTCGACGCCACATCGGTAATCCAGAGCGGGACCCTCCTGGAGGACTCCTGTCTCGACGAGGACCTGCCCCACGCTCGCTACCAGCTCGACAAAGTACTCCGCGAGGTTGAGGACGATTATGACTACGTCATCGTCGACTCGCCGCCATATTACGGCGAAATCCTGGACAACTGCCTCTACGCAGCTCCGAACGTCGTCATCCCAGCACTTGCCGAAGGCACGTCTCAGCGAGCTGTCGAACTGCTCTATGATGAACTCGACGCGATGGAACGTGAGACAGACGTCCGTTGTATCCCTGCGCTCGCAGTCGCCAATCGCATCCGGGCGTCGACGAACGAGGCTAAGGAAATGCTGGAGTGGTTCGACGCGGCATTCGCGGAGACTCCGCTTATCGAGATCCGCGAACGCGTGGCCCTGCAGTACTCCTTCAATGCCGGCCGAACGCTATTCGAGTACGAGCCAGGCAACGATATGACCGACCGGTTTACTGACGCCGCGAAATACGTGGAGGACTTCTTCAATGAGTGACGACACCGACACCGAGAAAGACATGGACCGCGCTGCACGAATTGGCTCACGAAATCACGACCGTCGCCAGCGCCGCGACGACTCACAGGAACAACAGGAATCACAGAAGTCACAGAGACAACAGAGACCAGAACAACAGGCCGAGTCCGCGGATAGTAAATCTGTGGAACAACAGGAATCACAGAAGTCACAGAGACAACAGAGGCCAGAACAACAGCCAGTAACGGAACGTCGCCACGACACCTACTACCTTCGGGATGACCTCCGTAAGGAGGTGAATCGATTGGCTGTCGGCACGTTTGCGGAGGTTGAGGCTACCCAGAGTGTGGATCTCGACACGAACCGCCATCGGCGCCCGTTGCTACTCTTGCTTGGCGCAGAGAGGATTGCCGAGATGGATGATGACGAGATTCTGAGTAAGCTTGTTGATGAGGACATCCTCGACGATCCCTATCTCTCTTAACTAATTTCGATCACTTCAGCCGAAGATCGTCACGACGGCTTGGCGAGACGAGTTCGTAGTCGACGACGCTCTGGTCGCGATCAAATTCAGAATTATAAATAAAATCGCCATCGATCCCGTGGAGTTTCCGCAATCCTGCTGGAATCGAAAACTGAATTGCGGTTTGGATATCGACAAACTTCACGTCAAACCTACCTGGAGGATCTTCCACTGTACTGAAGTCCTGATCTATGTGTAGACGAACTGTAACGCTCCGATCTTCCTGTTTCAGGCGCTCAAGACGAGCCGTGCCATCGACTGAGAGGCCAGACTCCTGAATCCAGTCCTGACTGATAGACAAATAACAGGAGTATGGCCCACGTTGGACGACTTCTCTCCCGATCGTGACCGTACGCCGGGTGGTTTGCGACATACCAATCAAATACAGGTTTTACTAGATAAACTCGTCGGGCGACCACCCCTACAAACCCCTACAATCCACATACAGACCCTAACAAATCCCTACTCTACCCCTACACTCCATACACAAACCATTAAAAAATTCTGACATCGATTAAAAGAGGGTGCAGACCACGCGCATGTCGGTCCAAACGGACCGCTCAGGTACCCCTACCCATGCGCGAACACGACCCCGGTGACCGACAATCGCCGGACAACGCGGCCAAGCCCGCGTATCAACCGTATCGAACCGAATGGCATGATATCGACGAGCAGCGGCGCGCGCGAGACTGGCATGAGTCGGCTGGAGCGAGCCGCGATCTCCCCACCGCCGAACTGGTCGGAGGTGGCGTGTGATCGACATCGAAGTCGACAGCGTCCGACGGGCAGACCTCTCAGTGCTGGGCTGGCTCGGCATCGGACTCACGGTCTCCGGGCTGGCCTATGCTGGGTGGACGATCATCACCTCACTGACCGTCGGCGGCGGTGTCGTTGACGGACTAGTTGTCGGCGCTGGTGCCGCTCTTATTGGCGGGCTCGTTGCCTACGGCAACGCAATCCCGGAGATGGATGCCATCTGTGACCATTGTGGCGACCGCATTATCGCACACTCCAGTCGCGACGGTCACGACGAGTCCATCGAAGTCCTCTGCAGTTCGGACCCGCGACGGGGGCGATTAGGGCCGCTGTCGGTGGTACTGCAGCGCCGGACGGACACCTACCACTACTGTTCGGGCGAGTGCGCGGCGGCCGACGCCGAACGACGGCGGCTGCAGAGCCCGTCCCAGACTGACACGGAGTCGACTGCAGCCGGCCGTCTCGCAGCGACCGACGGCGGCACCCACCGGCTCGACCAGCTCATCGACGCCGTCGACCAGGAAGGCAGCGGTGCCGTCCGTGACGATGCCCTTCTCGACGCGCTCGAATCGGCACGCAACCAGGGCGTTCCCCAGCCCGAAACCGGGGATTCAGACCTATGATAGGACCATTTTCGACTGACAAGAACAGTTCACGACCGATTGCACTGCTGCTGGCTGGCCTTATTTGTGCCAGCATGGCCGTCGCTGGCGTCGGTGGCGCGGCCGCACAGACGACCGCCACGCCAACACCGACCTCGACCTCGGACACGCTGGCGGACAAGACCGTCGCCGTCAACAACCAGACCCAGCAGGTCTACCTCGAAGTGACGAACACGAGTGCCCAGAGCGTCGATTACACGGTCTATGGCGTGTCTGACGGCATCACAACGCAGGTTGACTCCGGCATGGTGTCGGCGGCCAGCGGCGAGACCACGGAGAAGACCTTCGCCGTTGACTCGTCGGAGTACGACGACTATCGCATTGTCGTCGAAGAGGACGGGACCGACAGCGACAACGAAACTGCTGAGTCTATTGAGATCGGCGAGATCGTCCAGCAGTCTTCGGGCGGGGCCATCTTCGGCGGCGGCGGTGACGGCATATTCACGCCGATGAACATCCTCATCGCGGCGCTGCTGGGGGCGGCGGCGTTCCTGCTGGGGCTGTTCGACCCGATCAAGCGCCGGATAGCGGGGTGAGACCGAATGTCCTCATCCGCTGATCTGGACCTCGGCGACGGCAGCGGGAAAGAGTCGTTGAGTGGCATCACGAACTTCCTGCAGGCTGATGGCGACGCGGGACGAGTCTTGTCGGCGTCGATTATCGGGTTGATCGTGTCGCCAGTCGTTGCGGTCATCGACGTGATCAACGCGGTGGCGAACTTCTTTTCCCAGCCGTTCAACAGCGCTGGGGACGCGATTGGGTCGCTGTTGCGAGGGCTCTTCGAGGCACCTGGGAACCTCCTGATTGCGGGAGCAGATGTCTCGGAAACCGTGTTACGCTCAATCTTTAGCGATACGCTGGCTGGACTCTTGGCGTTCCCAGTGACTGCCGGGCTGGTGATGATCGTGCTGTACATGGTCGTGCTGTATCTCCGCGAGGATGAGACTGGCGACGTGCTGCCGGGCCTGCCTATCGACGTGCCAACGGATATCTTCGGCGTCGAAGAGGAGGACACGATAGACGAATGACGGCTCGCCAGTATGAGGCATTAGGCTATCTGGTGGTGCTGGTTGGGCTGCCCGCCGTGGTCGTCGCAACTGTCGATGCCAGTGCAGCTGTGTCGGCGCTGCTAACCCGACCATTCGCCGCCAGTGCTGACGCGGTGGCTACCTTCGTTTCACAGCCATTTGCGAATCCTGCGCTGGCTGGGGGCATCACTGCCATCTTGGGTCTTGCGTCTTTGCTGTTGAGGACCGCCATGCGCAAACGTGATCCTGTGGACCCATACCAGGAGTTTCCCCTGCCTCCCAACGGTCTCGACCAGGAGGATACGGTCGACGAATGACGGCTCGCCAGCCCCACAACTCGGAGGTCACTGCCAATGGCTGATGACTCGGGGCTGACGGGCTTTATTAGGAACTCAGAGTCGTTTGCAGGCTACCAGATTGTCGACACGGCGAACCCGGTCAACTGGTCCGGCGCTGGCGCGTCGATATTCCTGTCGGCGGTCGCGACGGTGTACATTGGCTTTCGGAAGTTCATCGACGAACTGGTTGGCATCCCGGAGCGGCTCATCGAGGGCGCAACGTCGTTCGTCGGGGACGTGACGACCGGCGAGACGCCGACGGGATCGGGCGTGCTGGGGGAGTTGTTTGTCCCGATTCTGCAGTGGTATCGACAGGACCTCTGGGCTGGCAGCGTCGACCAGTTCGGACTCTGGGGCTATCTGGTTGCGCTGGGGTTCACGCTGGTGACGCTGTTCGTCGTCGTGCGTGGCCTTCGTGAAGGTGCCCAACGGCTCGCAGGAGGTGACTGATAGTGTCGACATCGGGCGGTGGCGGCGGTGGTGGTTTCGTTCTCCCGCCCGCCCTGAGGGCATTCGCGGCCTCGCCGACTGGATTCATCCTCGGGCTCATCTTGACGCCACTGCTGAACGGCGTCGAGGGCGTCGTTGAGAAAGTCCTCTGGGCCATCAACTACGTGTTTTTCGGCGATTCGCGGTCGTCAACACTCGGGGACCTCGGGCTCGTGGATGTGCCGGTCGTCATCGCAAACACGCTCATCGACGCTGGGTCGGCAATTGGCGACCCGGTGCTCACGGTCATCGGTTCTGGTGTCCAGTTGCTCATCGACTTTTTCAACTGGACGGGACCGGCGGGACTGCTGGGCGCGGCGATTGTGTTCGCGATTGTTGTGGTCGCGTACTCGTCGGCAATACGGACAGCCATCGAGATTGCGCTGGACTTCATTCCCGGGGGAGGTGCCTTCATCAACTGATGTCGCTCAAAGAGTTCCTTACCCACCCAGCGAGTGCGGCAACGGCAACGGCGACGACGCTGTTCGGGGCGTTCCAGTTCGACGTGCTGGCGGTGCTGCTGCAGTGGGGCTGGGCGAACCTCGGACAGCTGTTCTACGGGGCGACGTTGCTGGTCAGCTCCGCGCCGGTCCTGCCGATCACCAAGACGGCGGCGTCGAAGATCGTCGCTGGGCTGGCGGCGTTGCTGTTGCTGAAACTCCTGCTGAAAGCTCGTGAACAGATTGACAACCGAACGGACGGCTAAACTCATGATTCAGAACGAACATATCAAGCGGACGTATCGAACAGGAACAGCGGACAGCCCGGAGGTGGGCCGATGCCAGAGGTGACGACGGCGACGGCGACCGGCTGGGCCATCATGGTCATGGTGTTCTACGTGATCGGCGAGTACACGTCGGTGCTGGCAAAGACGGCCTACCCGATTAAGTGGTTCAAAGGCCGCCCGGCCCGGCTGACGACGGGACTGGTGGGCGGCTTTTTCGGTGGCGTGTATGCCGGCGGATTCCTCTGGAGCGCGGCGGCGTCGTTCATCGGCGCTGGCGCGCTGGCCGGCGGTGGCACGGTGGTCCTCGGGCTGACGGGCAAAGAGACGCTGGTCGTGTTCTTGGCGGCGCTGGTCGTGGGGCTGGCGCTGTACACGGGCGCGGCGGCAGAGGAGGCGGTGGATGCAGATTAACATCTCCGGCTGGGGCGCGGTCCTGCTGGCGGTGGTCGGCATTGTGGCCGTTCTGATGTTCACCGCGCCGGAGGCAACGACGGACTACGTCAACGGCGTAGCAAGCGCTCTTTCGGGGGGCTAACCGTGCCCGGACACGCACTTTCGGGAGGTGATAGGGCCGCCGTCGCCGCGGTTAGTGTTGCGGTCGTCCTCGTCGCTGTCACCGTGGCGGGCGCGTTCGCGATGCCCGCATCGGCAGCGGTGGCCGACGGACACTACCAGACTAACGCGACCAACGGCACGAGTGCCACCGACGACAGCCAGTCGAGCGACTGGACCGCGCCGGGGCCGTTCGGTATCGACGAGCTGCGGACGGGCGGCGACCAGATATCGAGCGGCGGTTCGCAAGGCCCGCCGGAGTCGACGCGGATGCTCCCGACCGGCGGGATCGTGCTGAAGTACCTGCCGTTGAACCCGGCCCAGTCGAGCTATCAGCCGCTCGGTCGGAATCAGGCACTCAAAACAGACTACCTGCTGGCGTACACGTCCGCGTTCGGCGAGAGTGTCGGTGACTACGAGTTTGTCGTCGTGTTCTGGCAGGAGCAGACGACACGAGTCAACGGGACACAGCGGGCCTACGCGGCGAATCAGAGCGTCCAGCGGATTAGCTTCGAGGCAGAGAACGGCTACTCGGCGTCGAAACTGAAACTGCAGTCCCATTACGACCAGCAGTGGCAGGCAACGGCGTGGCTGGAACAGGACGGCAGCCGCGTCGAGGGCGCACGCTGGCGATTCGGCCACCAGACCAACCCGCTGACGGCGTCACCGGCATACCCGACGAACTCGAAAGGCGACCTCTGGCGTTGGGGGGCGCTGAACCTGATTATCCCGGCGATTTGTGGCATCATGTTCTCCGGGGCGTCGGCCAAACACATCCTCTCGCGAACGATTGTCGGGACGCTGAAAGGCGTCACGTACTGGGCCGGTGTCGTCGCGGTCGTGGTCGGCATCGCGGCGATAGTTGGGACGTGGCAAACGTCGATTATCCTCGCGAACGCGCCGATTGCGGTCGGCATTCTCATCGGCCTGCTGGCGCTGCCGGTGATGCTGTCGATTCGGGACAGCGACCTCTCGAAAGCCGGCTTTTTCCGGCGGCAACTCCGGCAGGGCGCTATCTCGCCCAGCGGGGATGAGACGGTCGGCACGCGGCGGGTGGCGAACAAAATCAAGTCCGTGTACCGACACGGCGAACAGTTGTATGCCCCAGTGTCCGGCCTACGGCCGATGCTGGCCCGCTACTGGGCGGACCCGGCGAAGATACCGACCGAGGACTGGAAGTCCTACGATAGTGGCGACGGCGACCTCGACCAGCTCTTCGAGGTCGACCCAGAGTCCGACAAGGTGCTACGGCACAAACCGGCGCGACTCAAGTTCGCGCCGTCGCTGACGAAAGCGGTTGCCGACGAGGACCTCGCGGACCCGCCCGAAGCCGACGGCATTGCGGCACTGCCGGCGGCTATCTCGGCGGCGGTGTCGAACTGGTTCGCCCGTCGCAACTGGCGGTTCATCGGCATCGCACTCGGTGGTGGCGCGCTGGTCTACCTCGGGACAGTCGCGGCGCTGGGCTCGTCGATTATCGGGCTGGGGCTGGCGACGTTGCCGGCGTTGATCGACGGCCACGAAGCTCGCGATGGCTCGCTCGAAGTCGACTGGGGGCCGTCCCACTGGAACGACGTGCAGGCACAGGTCCAGACCGAGCGCCACGAGTACGAAGAGCGCAAGACCTTCGACCAAGTTCTCGAAGCGGTCACCGAACTGGAATGGTCTGACCACGAGCAAGGCCAGCAAATCGTCGACCGCGTTCGCACGGAGATTCAGAAAGCGCTCGACGACGAACACGGCGGGAACAACCCGTCAACGAACCTCTCGCCGTCGTCGCCACAACAGGGGGTTGATGCGGATGACTGACCCGATGGCGGCCGACGGACATCACGCGCTCAAATGGCTCGCGAGCGACGACGGGTCGGTCGACCGCTCGTTCGCAGCTGGGCTCGACTCGCTTCGCGCCCAGCAGCGCCACCTGCAACAGTCCCTT comes from Haloarcula marismortui ATCC 43049 and encodes:
- a CDS encoding RNA-guided endonuclease InsQ/TnpB family protein; its protein translation is MQTSITEFTAGTDELDITRTIRCKLATSNAKNETVRRGIEAYQQVASHMADVLPSYPAYEWNLQNTQMYHQAKRALPDDDVRYKTTLAQMAKNDVVESFTSWRERGEDGKLPRGQYGDADYLSLRHDDCEIHENDKGWGVKTSFISYNPVWFHIHAGGYQRQFLERVTNEDNPASAGSAELHLHDDGTLYLHQTITWPVEVYQPAEVSTAVGVDLNDDPLVCAAVVDDEDVVAVELESGAEYRHHRERVKRRRSEAMERNDLKAIKDARLQYNRYTDHITNVASKRVVDLAEEHAPAVIHLEDLTHYRETAEDPIHDWPFAEIQEKIAYKAHEAGIPVQAIDPRNTSVTCRKCGETNPAMRDGDVFECWECGYEVHADVNAAINIATTNQ
- a CDS encoding IS200/IS605 family transposase, whose product is MKRTNTFAVRPLTDDGEQVLRDLLDASAALWNEINYQRLMRYNDENGFEGEDVWDADTGALEGKYKGVLGASTAQTVRRANTEAWRSFFENKKAYHDKSNTSVTEHPEPPGFRGNEDDGRVLKGVVRKDAYTVEWGDRSRLEIIVGKELRDRHNSPKSRLRLEIVGDPNWPDYEDQGRLELWYDETDSTFRASQPVTVSDDARGTPLADHKAALDIGANNLVACTTTTGKQYLYEGRELFQRFRETTREIARLQSKLREGRYSSERIRRLYRKRTRRRDHAQEALCRDLLERLYEDGVDTVYIGGLADVLDTHWSVETNAKTHNFWAFKQFTERLACTADEYGISVEVRSEAWTSQECPQCGSTDRTTRHQDTLTCPCGFEGHADLTASETFLKRHTSKEVRPMARPVRFEWDDHEWSESPRSLESPKEQRTDPSTVHRDGNVASGESA
- a CDS encoding ParA family protein, with the translated sequence MTNRLTVASAKGGVGKTTVAINLAGALNHRDHDVLLVDMDPQGVATEGLGHAEAYDAEPPTLADTLLAGDRRHLAQDLLLDHPEMDLLPSNVDLLNTERDLTLSDVAADLQARGVDATSVIQSGTLLEDSCLDEDLPHARYQLDKVLREVEDDYDYVIVDSPPYYGEILDNCLYAAPNVVIPALAEGTSQRAVELLYDELDAMERETDVRCIPALAVANRIRASTNEAKEMLEWFDAAFAETPLIEIRERVALQYSFNAGRTLFEYEPGNDMTDRFTDAAKYVEDFFNE